The Colletes latitarsis isolate SP2378_abdomen chromosome 14, iyColLati1, whole genome shotgun sequence genome has a segment encoding these proteins:
- the LOC143349871 gene encoding BTB/POZ domain-containing protein KCTD3 isoform X2 has protein sequence MAVPPSFSVGDIVHLNVGGTRFSTSKQTLTWVPDSFFTALLSNRIASHRDEIGALFIDRDPKLFSIILNYLRTKEIDIKNIDLRTLRHEAEYYGITPLVKRLMLCEDLTQSSCGDVLFYGYLPPPSIPLQESATVSSNVGDVSIHGRATTNNTNSRVDVPSTSQNQNTTSTSSSTNYNNNGQQNHKGALGTHVRNSSLDYRIQQRGLPHSRTSSLDLRHVRNNSADLNKLYKNDISLVFGPQQVSSWVDPLRVQIIKAHHNWIVIAYAHFIRCYRLKDSSGWQHAFTSPHIESIIERVAITSKMNTSLDTKMVAISYGNQVRLWSVSTNGKKTNIGTFNLNVRVEYLFFIGRQLVALSPTDKIGVWHATTHHWQIQDVVPILSFDTAGSFLLLGCNNGSIYYIDMEKFPLRMKDNDLLVTELYRDPNYDPITAISVYLTPKTSLCGNWIEIAYGTKSGSVRVIVQHPETVGHGPQLFQTFTVHQSSVTKVTLSEMYLVSVCSEYNHVRSWAVKRFRGMISTQPGSTPEASFKIVSLEAIEPCISYNAGNDFGPFGGQYDEQVFVQKVIPETDQLFVRLASNGKRVCVIKSVDGSIITSFYVHECEGSSRMGSRPRRFIFTGHSNGTIQMWDLATALEPSFSSTQNVSGGPTPEELWKLLDQCDLSNSYSSTPCISPCPSLISSGPSIKTSNVLFLNQSQNCDKTETAPGPSQP, from the exons ATGGCCGTGCCTCCTTCTTTTAGTGTTGGTGACATCGTGCATTTAAATGTTGGTGGAACAAG GTTTTCAACATCAAAACAGACATTAACATGGGTCCCAGATTCATTTTTCACAGCTTTGTTGAGTAATCGAATTGCTAGTCACAGAGATGAAATTGGAGCATTATTTATAGACAGAGATCCAAAGTTGTTTTCTATTATATTGAATTATTTACGTACAAAAGAGatcgatataaaaaatatagatcTTCGAACATTAAGGCATGAAGCTGAATATTATGGTATTACACCATTAGTTAAGCGTTTAATGTTGTGCGAAGATTTAACTCAGTCTTCTTGTGGAGATGTATTGTTTTATGGGTATTTACCACCTCCGA GTATACCATTGCAAGAATCTGCTACCGTCTCATCAAATGTAGGAGATGTATCTATTCATGGTAGAGCTACTACTAATAATACTAATTCTAGGGTAGATGTACCATCCACTTCACAAAATCAAAATACAACTTCCACAAGTTCTAGCACTAATTACAACAATAATG GACAACAAAACCATAAAGGAGCGCTCGGAACGCATGTAAGAAATTCTTCATTGGATTATAGAATCCAACAAAGAGGCTTACCACACTCGCGTACTTCGTCTCTCGATTTAAGACACGTTAGAAATAATTCAGCCGATTTAAATAAGTTATATAAAAATGACATAAGTTTAGTGTTCGGCCCCCAACAAG TTTCATCATGGGTGGATCCTTTAAGAGTTCAAATCATAAAAGCACATCACAATTGGATTGTAATTGCTTATGCACATTTTATAAGGTGTTATCGACTTAAAGATTCATCAGGATGGCAACATGCATTCACTAGTCCGCATATCGAATCGATAATCGAAAGGGTCGCAATAACTTCGAAAATGAACACTAGTCTAGATACCAAAATGGTTGCCATTTCTTATGGAAATCAAGTGAGATTATGGAGCGTTTCAACAAACGGGAAAAAAACTAACATTGGTACATTTAACTTAAACGTACGCgtggaatatttattttttattggaaGACAATTGGTTGCTTTATCTCCGACCGATAAAATTGGTGTATGGCACGCTACGACGCATcattggcaaatacaagacgtagtGCCGATTTTATCATTCGATACGGCTGGTTCGTTTCTTCTGCTGGGTTGTAACAATGGATCTATTTATTATATAG ACATGGAAAAATTCCCTTTGAGAATGAAGGATAATGATCTACTTGTAACTGAACTGTACCGTGACCCAAATTATGATCCCATTACAGCCATATCCGTTTATTTAACACCAAAAACAT CTCTCTGTGGTAATTGGATTGAAATTGCGTATGGCACAAAATCTGGCAGTGTGAGGGTCATAGTTCAACATCCCGAAACGGTAGGGCATGGTCCACAATTATTTCAAACGTTTACGGTACATCAAAGTAGCGTGACGAAA GTCACATTGTCAGAAATGTATTTAGTATCAGTTTGTTCTGAATACAATCACGTTAGGAGTTGGGCAGTAAAGAGATTCCGCGGAATGATCTCTACTCAACCTGGATCAACGCCTGAAGCTAGTTTTAAAATTGTATCTTTAGAAGCTATCGAACCTTGTATCAGTTACAATGCTGGCAATGATTTTG GACCATTCGGAGGACAATACGATGAACAAGTATTTGTTCAAAAAGTTATACCCGAGACTGATCAGTTATTCGTTCGTTTAGCATCAAATGGAAAGAGGGTTTGCGTAATCAAATCAGTGGATGGTAGTATTATAACCTCATTTTATGTACACGAATGCGAAGGGTCTAGCCGCATGGGTTCAAGACCTAGGCGTTTTATATTTACTGGACATTCTAACGGTACCATTCAAATGTGGGATCTTGCAACAGCTCTAGAGCCATCTTTTTCTTCTACACAAA ATGTTTCTGGTGGGCCTACGCCAGAAGAACTTTGGAAACTGTTGGATCAGTGTGATTTAAGTAATAGTTATTCATCGACACCGTGCATTAGTCCGTGTCCTTCGCTTATATCATCAGGGCCAAGCATAAAGACAAGTAATGTATTGTTTCTCAATCAGTCACAAAACTGTGACAAAACAGAGACAGCACCTGGACCTAGCCAACCATGA
- the LOC143349871 gene encoding BTB/POZ domain-containing protein KCTD3 isoform X1 has translation MFLMNERGCFKFLIFVSECNYTHVKVHTGKAVKKTCITCETQFVIFELFSDYYQDKTVGDIVHLNVGGTRFSTSKQTLTWVPDSFFTALLSNRIASHRDEIGALFIDRDPKLFSIILNYLRTKEIDIKNIDLRTLRHEAEYYGITPLVKRLMLCEDLTQSSCGDVLFYGYLPPPSIPLQESATVSSNVGDVSIHGRATTNNTNSRVDVPSTSQNQNTTSTSSSTNYNNNGQQNHKGALGTHVRNSSLDYRIQQRGLPHSRTSSLDLRHVRNNSADLNKLYKNDISLVFGPQQVSSWVDPLRVQIIKAHHNWIVIAYAHFIRCYRLKDSSGWQHAFTSPHIESIIERVAITSKMNTSLDTKMVAISYGNQVRLWSVSTNGKKTNIGTFNLNVRVEYLFFIGRQLVALSPTDKIGVWHATTHHWQIQDVVPILSFDTAGSFLLLGCNNGSIYYIDMEKFPLRMKDNDLLVTELYRDPNYDPITAISVYLTPKTSLCGNWIEIAYGTKSGSVRVIVQHPETVGHGPQLFQTFTVHQSSVTKVTLSEMYLVSVCSEYNHVRSWAVKRFRGMISTQPGSTPEASFKIVSLEAIEPCISYNAGNDFGPFGGQYDEQVFVQKVIPETDQLFVRLASNGKRVCVIKSVDGSIITSFYVHECEGSSRMGSRPRRFIFTGHSNGTIQMWDLATALEPSFSSTQNVSGGPTPEELWKLLDQCDLSNSYSSTPCISPCPSLISSGPSIKTSNVLFLNQSQNCDKTETAPGPSQP, from the exons ATGTTTTTAATGAACGAAAGAGGGTGTTTCAAGTTTCTAATCTTTGTGTCAGAATGCAATTATACGCACGTGAAAGTACACACTGGTAAAGCAGTCAAAAAAACATGCATAACCTGTGAAACGCAATTTGTAATCTTCGAGTTATTTAGTGATTATTATCAAGATAAAAC TGTTGGTGACATCGTGCATTTAAATGTTGGTGGAACAAG GTTTTCAACATCAAAACAGACATTAACATGGGTCCCAGATTCATTTTTCACAGCTTTGTTGAGTAATCGAATTGCTAGTCACAGAGATGAAATTGGAGCATTATTTATAGACAGAGATCCAAAGTTGTTTTCTATTATATTGAATTATTTACGTACAAAAGAGatcgatataaaaaatatagatcTTCGAACATTAAGGCATGAAGCTGAATATTATGGTATTACACCATTAGTTAAGCGTTTAATGTTGTGCGAAGATTTAACTCAGTCTTCTTGTGGAGATGTATTGTTTTATGGGTATTTACCACCTCCGA GTATACCATTGCAAGAATCTGCTACCGTCTCATCAAATGTAGGAGATGTATCTATTCATGGTAGAGCTACTACTAATAATACTAATTCTAGGGTAGATGTACCATCCACTTCACAAAATCAAAATACAACTTCCACAAGTTCTAGCACTAATTACAACAATAATG GACAACAAAACCATAAAGGAGCGCTCGGAACGCATGTAAGAAATTCTTCATTGGATTATAGAATCCAACAAAGAGGCTTACCACACTCGCGTACTTCGTCTCTCGATTTAAGACACGTTAGAAATAATTCAGCCGATTTAAATAAGTTATATAAAAATGACATAAGTTTAGTGTTCGGCCCCCAACAAG TTTCATCATGGGTGGATCCTTTAAGAGTTCAAATCATAAAAGCACATCACAATTGGATTGTAATTGCTTATGCACATTTTATAAGGTGTTATCGACTTAAAGATTCATCAGGATGGCAACATGCATTCACTAGTCCGCATATCGAATCGATAATCGAAAGGGTCGCAATAACTTCGAAAATGAACACTAGTCTAGATACCAAAATGGTTGCCATTTCTTATGGAAATCAAGTGAGATTATGGAGCGTTTCAACAAACGGGAAAAAAACTAACATTGGTACATTTAACTTAAACGTACGCgtggaatatttattttttattggaaGACAATTGGTTGCTTTATCTCCGACCGATAAAATTGGTGTATGGCACGCTACGACGCATcattggcaaatacaagacgtagtGCCGATTTTATCATTCGATACGGCTGGTTCGTTTCTTCTGCTGGGTTGTAACAATGGATCTATTTATTATATAG ACATGGAAAAATTCCCTTTGAGAATGAAGGATAATGATCTACTTGTAACTGAACTGTACCGTGACCCAAATTATGATCCCATTACAGCCATATCCGTTTATTTAACACCAAAAACAT CTCTCTGTGGTAATTGGATTGAAATTGCGTATGGCACAAAATCTGGCAGTGTGAGGGTCATAGTTCAACATCCCGAAACGGTAGGGCATGGTCCACAATTATTTCAAACGTTTACGGTACATCAAAGTAGCGTGACGAAA GTCACATTGTCAGAAATGTATTTAGTATCAGTTTGTTCTGAATACAATCACGTTAGGAGTTGGGCAGTAAAGAGATTCCGCGGAATGATCTCTACTCAACCTGGATCAACGCCTGAAGCTAGTTTTAAAATTGTATCTTTAGAAGCTATCGAACCTTGTATCAGTTACAATGCTGGCAATGATTTTG GACCATTCGGAGGACAATACGATGAACAAGTATTTGTTCAAAAAGTTATACCCGAGACTGATCAGTTATTCGTTCGTTTAGCATCAAATGGAAAGAGGGTTTGCGTAATCAAATCAGTGGATGGTAGTATTATAACCTCATTTTATGTACACGAATGCGAAGGGTCTAGCCGCATGGGTTCAAGACCTAGGCGTTTTATATTTACTGGACATTCTAACGGTACCATTCAAATGTGGGATCTTGCAACAGCTCTAGAGCCATCTTTTTCTTCTACACAAA ATGTTTCTGGTGGGCCTACGCCAGAAGAACTTTGGAAACTGTTGGATCAGTGTGATTTAAGTAATAGTTATTCATCGACACCGTGCATTAGTCCGTGTCCTTCGCTTATATCATCAGGGCCAAGCATAAAGACAAGTAATGTATTGTTTCTCAATCAGTCACAAAACTGTGACAAAACAGAGACAGCACCTGGACCTAGCCAACCATGA
- the Sras gene encoding ras converting CAAX endopeptidase Sras isoform X1 has product METVDRNTDLFCVSAILSCLGLSVMYVASLYVWSSPNNREHPTVIKKRFFSVFIISLISPASLYFGMNEAVFLKATIWELLGLRWPGLIQAIVIPLLLTMILFLGPLSVQGFNGLWRLYAGLPLLEPMYWLGSIQTLTWWRNQVVAPLSEEWTFRACMLPLLLQCFTPTTAIFVCPLFFGVAHFHHVVYRVETGMKLKHALFISCFQFAYTTLFGAYAAFLFVKTGHIAAPFTAHSFCNHMGFPDLSEVVAFKGPLKRVGLFSLFVIGLVAWCFLLTPMTNPTLFHNNLFWHKHFI; this is encoded by the exons ATGGAGACCGTGGACCGAAATACCGATTTGTTCTGCGTATCCGCGATTTTATCATGTCTCGGTCTCTCGGTGATGTACGTCGCGAGCCTCTATGTATGGAGTTCCCCGAACAATAG AGAACATCCTAcagtaataaaaaaaagattttttagTGTTTTTATTATATCTCTTATATCTCCTGCTTCGTTGTACTTTGGAATGAACGAGGCAGTCTTTCTGAAG GCAACGATTTGGGAATTATTGGGTCTacggtggccaggtttaattcaagcaATTGTGATACCATTATTATTAACAATGATACTGTTTCTAGGGCCATTAAGCGTACAAGGATTTAATGGGCTTTGGAGATTATATGCTG GTCTGCCTCTTTTAGAGCCTATGTATTGGCTTGGAAGTATACAAACGTTAACATGGTGGAGGAATCAAGTAGTTGCACCTCTGTCCGAAGAGTGGACATTCAGGGCATGTATGTTACCATTGCTTTTGCAATGTTTTACACCAACTACTGCTATATTTGTATGCCCCTTATTTTTCGGGGTTGCTCACTTTCATCATGTAGTATATCGAGTAGAAACAGGCATGAAACTTAAACATGCGCTATTTATATCTT GTTTTCAATTTGCATACACAACATTGTTTGGAGCATATGCAGCTTTTCTCTTTGTTAAAACAG GTCATATAGCAGCTCCATTTACAGCACATTCATTTTGTAATCATATGGGATTTCCTGATCTATCCGAAGTTGTGGCATTTAAAGGTCCTTTAAAGAGAGTTGGATTGTTTTCTTTGTTTGTCATTGGACTAGTAGCTTGGTGTTTTCTGTTAACACCAATGACAAATCCGACGTTGTTCCATAATAATCTATTTTGGCATAAACATTTTATATGA
- the Fbxo11 gene encoding F-box protein 11 produces the protein MPSASFTSSRNYVRRSRRKGANRIPLPSRTTSAEPCDLPCSASNQIPPGGGVGGGGGGGGGGGGGGGGSGGRGSSPSVSGVAAPSPSPSHSHSSPYDLRRKSPPHPDPAPGTSSALPPSGGSSIGATLGSSSLPARKRPRRTCSLSTDGTNTNTAAHYLQYELPDEVLLTIFNYLMEQDLCRVSQVCKRFQAIANDTELWKSLYQQVYEYDLPLFNPAPCKFEFVSPDESDYPNPWKESFRQLYRGVHVRPGFQGLKFKGRNLPYFNTVQGALDYVDEYRSNSSSSSNNSTTTSGQGNCCGSNSQSTEEAPQHLVFLHAGIYRGEFLVIDSDVALIGAAPGNVAESVILERESESTVMFVEGAKRAYAGHLTLKFTPDVTSTVPHHKHYCLEVGENCSPTVDHCIIRSSSVVGAAVCVSGVGANPVVKNCDISDCENVGLYVTDYAQGTYEDNEISRNALAGIWVKNFANPIMRRNHIHHGRDVGIFTFDNGLGYFEANDIHNNRIAGFEVKAGANPTVVHCEIHHGQTGGIYVHENGLGQFIDNKIHSNNFAGVWITSNSNPTIRRNEIYNGHQGGVYIFGEGRGLIEHNNIYGNALAGIQIRTNSDPIVRHNKIHHGQHGGIYVHEKGQGLIEENEVYANTLAGVWITTGSTPVLRRNRIHSGKQVGVYFYDNGHGKLEDNDIFNHLYSGVQIRTGSNPVIRGNKIWGGQNGGVLVYNSGLGLLEQNEIFDNAMAGVWIKTDSNPTLKRNKIFDGRDGGICIFNGGKGVLEENDIFRNAQAGVLISTQSHPVLRRNRIFDGLAAGVEITNNATATLEFNQIFNNRFGGLCLASGVQPTTRGNKIFNNQDAVEKAVGNGQCLYKISSYTSFPMHDFYRCQTCNTTDRNAICVNCIKTCHAGHDVEFIRHDRFFCDCGAGTLSNQCQLQGEPTQDTDTLYDSAAPMESHTLMVN, from the exons ATGCCAAGCGCCTCGTTCACATCATCGCGCAATTACGTGCGGAGATCCCGGAGAAAAGGCGCGAACAGGATTCCTCTGCCTTCGAGAACCACCTCGG CCGAGCCATGCGACTTGCCATGTTCAGCATCAAATCAGATACCTCCTGGTGGTGGAGTTggtggtggaggaggaggaggtggaGGAGGTGGTGGAGGTGGGGGTGGAAGTGGTGGAAGAGGATCTTCCCCCAGTGTATCTGGTGTTGCTGCACCTTCACCATCCCCGTCGCATTCCCATTCATCACCATATGACTTAAGGCGTAAAAGTCCACCTCATCCAGATCCTGCTCCTGGTACCAGCTCTGCTTTACCCCCCTCGGGTGGCAGCAGTATTGGTGCCACTCTTGGTTCTTCCTCCCTACCAGCAAGAAAACGTCCCAGGCGGACATGTTCATTATCCACAGATG GTACAAACACAAACACTGCAGCGCATTACCTTCAGTATGAGTTACCGGACGAAGTGCTGCTTACTATATTTAATTATCTAATGGAGCAAGATCTGTGTAGAGTTTCGCAAGTTTGCAAACGTTTTCAAGCGATTGCAAACGACACTGAACTATGGAAGTCCCTATACCAGCAAGTTTACGAATACGACTTACCACTGTTTAATCCTGCACCTTGTAAATTTGAATTCGTATCCCCGGACGAGTCAGATTATCCAAATCCATGGAAAGAGAGCTTTAGACAATTATACAGGGGGGTACACGTTAGGCCAGGATTTCAAGGTTTGAAGTTCAAAGGACGAAATTTGCCATACTTTAATACCGTTCAGGGAGCGTTAGATTACGTAGACGAATATAGAAGCAATAGCAGTTCCTCGTCAAATAATAGCACAACCACGAGTGGTCAAGGGAATTGTTGTGGTAGCAATTCTCAGTCAACAGAAGAAGCACCTCAACATTTAGTTTTCTTACATGCTGGAATCTATAGAGGTGAATTTCTGGTGATCGACAGCGACGTTGCGTTAATCGGTGCAGCACCTGGAAATGTGGCGGAATCTGTTATATTAGAACGAGAAAGTGAATCTACAGTTATGTTTGTAGAAGGAGCGAAACGAGCTTACGCTGGCCATCTTACGTTAAAATTTACACCCGACGTTACTAGTACAGTCCCGCACCATAAACATTATTGTTTAGAAGTTGGTGAGAACTGCAGTCCCACCGTCGATCATTGTATTATTAGGAGTTCCAGCGttg TCGGAGCAGCTGTTTGTGTATCGGGCGTAGGAGCAAACCCTGTGGTAAAGAATTGTGACATATCGGATTGCGAAAACGTTGGACTTTATGTCACCGACTATGCACAAGGAACTTACGAAGACAATGAAATCTCCAGAAACGCATTAGCGGGAATTTGGGTGAAGAATTTTGCAAACCCGATAATGCGAAGAAATCATATTCATCACGGAAGAGATGTTGGAATATTTACATTTGATAACGGCCTCGGATATTTCGAAGCTAACGATATTCATAATAATCGAATAGCAGGTTTCGAAGTAAAGGCTGGTGCTAATCCAACGGTTGTACATTGTGAAATACATCATGGTCAAACAGGCGGAATTTACGTCCACGAAAACGGTTTAGGTCAATTTATTGACAACAAGATTCACTCGAATAATTTCGCcggcgtttggatcacatctaaTTCAAATCCGACAATTCGTAGGAACGAAATTTACAATGGTCATCAGGGAGGAGTATATATATTCGGAGAGGGAAGAGGCTTGATAGAACATAATAATATTTATGGTAATGCTTTAGCCGGCATACAAATCAGAACGAATTCAGATCCTATAGTTAGACATAACAAAATACATCACGGTCAACATGGTGGTATATACGTACATGAAAAAGGTCAGGGTTTAATCGAAGAGAACGAAGTATATGCCAACACCTTAGCAGGTGTTTGGATAACCACAGgatcgacaccagttttaagAAGGAATCGTATTCATAGCGGTAAACAAGTCGGAGTTTATTTTTATGATAATGGACACGGTAAACTAGAAGACAATGATATTTTCAATCATTTGTATTCGGGAGTACAAATAAG GACTGGAAGCAATCCAGTGATACGTGGAAATAAAATATGGGGCGGACAAAACGGTGGCGTTCTTGTGTATAATAGCGGATTAGGTTTACTTGAACAAAATGAGATTTTTGATAACGCGATGGCAGGAGTTTGGATTAAAACTGATAGTAACCCTAcgttaaaaagaaacaaaatttttgaCGGGCGAGACGGTGGAATTTGTATATTTAATGGTGGAAAAG GCGTTTTGGAAGAAAATGATATATTTCGTAACGCTCAAGCGGGAGTGCTTATTTCTACGCAATCTCATCCAGTCCTGAGGAGAAATCGAATTTTCGATGGATTGGCAGCCGGCGTTGAAATAACAAACAACGCGACTGCTACGCTAGAATTTAATCAAATTTTCAATAATAGATTTGGTGGTCTATGCTTAGCGAGCGGTGTTCAACCAACGACTAGAG gcaataaaatatttaataaccaAGATGCGGTCGAAAAAGCAGTTGGAAATGGTCAATGTTTATACAAAATTTCGTCGTACACCTCGTTCCCTATGCACGATTTCTATCGCTGCCAGACATGTAATACGACAGACCGTAACGCAATTTGTGTTAACTGTATAAAAACCTGTCATGCAGGACACGATGTAGAATTCATCAGACACGATcg ATTCTTTTGTGACTGTGGTGCTGGAACATTAAGTAATCAGTGTCAACTTCAGGGTGAACCTACACAAGACACAGACACGTTGTATGATAGTGCAGCACCAATGGAGTCGCATACACTTATGGTCAACTAG
- the LOC143349704 gene encoding odorant receptor 13a encodes MNFQIYNGEEYDKLIRPIKMNGSIISIWPLDENSGKAKVLFRRFHLFCMFLLVVVMSFAVSADVIHNLNNLDEATECALICSAFYLCVVRLIVYTVHQKDMLYVVNTMREDWTTSSSDDKTILAEKTLFAYRLAKYFISTVAVTIVIFMCVPILEIYILGRDKVLPFRGYFFINQTVSPVFECLYMFNVTAGGFGGSMIAGATSFNLVVIMHGSAKFAVLRKRLEGLKSDEPDSVSAMTDCVIRHQEAIAYADALERIINVLALGQFVISTGLICFAGFQITSMMEDKGRLMKYSTFLNSAILELFMFSFSGNGLIDESEAVGESAYSSGWIGGRFYKNLRIMMMRSRVPSKITAAKFYSMSLESFSAVLSTSFSYFTVLTAAKDE; translated from the exons ATGAATTTCCAAATATATAATGGCGAAGAATACGACAAACTAATTAGGCCCATAAAGATGAACGGGAGCATAATATCCATCTGGCCGTTGGACGAGAATAGTGGCAAAGCAAAGGTACTCTTTAGAAGATTTCATCTGTTCTGTATGTTTCTCTTG GTGGTGGTGATGTCATTTGCAGTGTCGGCCGATGTGATACATAATTTAAACAATTTGGACGAGGCAACCGAATGTGCTCTTATCTGTTCCGCTTTTTATCTTTGCGTCGTTCGTTTGATAGTTTATACGGTTCACCAAAAGGATATGCTTTACGTGGTGAACACAATGAGAGAGGACTGGACTACATCTTCCTCCGATGACAAGACTATTTTAGCAGAGAAAACGTTGTTTGCCTATCGGCTGGCCAAATATTTTATCAGCACTGTCGCTGTAACGATCGTAATATTTATGTGTGTTCCCATTCTGGAA ATTTACATTCTTGGGCGGGACAAAGTGCTTCCCTTTCGAGGCTACTTTTTCATCAACCAAACTGTGTCACCGGTATTCGAGTGTCTTTATATGTTCAACGTAACGGCAGGTGGTTTTGGTGGAAGCATGATAGCTGGTGCTACCAGTTTTAATTTAGTAGTGATAATGCACGGATCGGCGAAGTTTGCGGTTCTGCGTAAAAGGCTGGAAGGCCTAAAAAGCGATGAACCTGATTCTGTTTCTGCCATGACAGATTGCGTGATACGTCATCAGGAAGCAATAGC GTACGCAGATGCATTGGAGAGGATCATAAATGTTCTGGCTTTGGGGCAATTCGTTATTAGTACCGGGCTGATCTGTTTCGCGGGATTTCAAATCACCTCG ATGATGGAGGACAAGGGGCGTCTGATGAAATATTCAACCTTTCTAAATTCTGCCATTCTCGAGTTGTTCATGTTCAGCTTTAGCGGAAACGGGCTGATCGACGAG AGCGAAGCAGTGGGTGAATCCGCTTACAGCAGCGGCTGGATAGGTGGCCGTTTCTACAAAAATCTACGAATCATGATGATGCGCTCGAGAGTTCCCAGCAAGATAACGGCAGCGAAATTTTACAGTATGTCTTTGGAGAGTTTTTCAGCG GTTCTCAGTACGTCGTTCTCGTACTTCACGGTGCTGACGGCCGCCAAAGACGAATAA
- the Sras gene encoding ras converting CAAX endopeptidase Sras isoform X2, whose translation METVDRNTDLFCVSAILSCLGLSVMYVASLYVWSSPNNREHPTVIKKRFFSVFIISLISPASLYFGMNEAVFLKATIWELLGLRWPGLIQAIVIPLLLTMILFLGPLSVQGFNGLWRLYAEPMYWLGSIQTLTWWRNQVVAPLSEEWTFRACMLPLLLQCFTPTTAIFVCPLFFGVAHFHHVVYRVETGMKLKHALFISCFQFAYTTLFGAYAAFLFVKTGHIAAPFTAHSFCNHMGFPDLSEVVAFKGPLKRVGLFSLFVIGLVAWCFLLTPMTNPTLFHNNLFWHKHFI comes from the exons ATGGAGACCGTGGACCGAAATACCGATTTGTTCTGCGTATCCGCGATTTTATCATGTCTCGGTCTCTCGGTGATGTACGTCGCGAGCCTCTATGTATGGAGTTCCCCGAACAATAG AGAACATCCTAcagtaataaaaaaaagattttttagTGTTTTTATTATATCTCTTATATCTCCTGCTTCGTTGTACTTTGGAATGAACGAGGCAGTCTTTCTGAAG GCAACGATTTGGGAATTATTGGGTCTacggtggccaggtttaattcaagcaATTGTGATACCATTATTATTAACAATGATACTGTTTCTAGGGCCATTAAGCGTACAAGGATTTAATGGGCTTTGGAGATTATATGCTG AGCCTATGTATTGGCTTGGAAGTATACAAACGTTAACATGGTGGAGGAATCAAGTAGTTGCACCTCTGTCCGAAGAGTGGACATTCAGGGCATGTATGTTACCATTGCTTTTGCAATGTTTTACACCAACTACTGCTATATTTGTATGCCCCTTATTTTTCGGGGTTGCTCACTTTCATCATGTAGTATATCGAGTAGAAACAGGCATGAAACTTAAACATGCGCTATTTATATCTT GTTTTCAATTTGCATACACAACATTGTTTGGAGCATATGCAGCTTTTCTCTTTGTTAAAACAG GTCATATAGCAGCTCCATTTACAGCACATTCATTTTGTAATCATATGGGATTTCCTGATCTATCCGAAGTTGTGGCATTTAAAGGTCCTTTAAAGAGAGTTGGATTGTTTTCTTTGTTTGTCATTGGACTAGTAGCTTGGTGTTTTCTGTTAACACCAATGACAAATCCGACGTTGTTCCATAATAATCTATTTTGGCATAAACATTTTATATGA